The following DNA comes from Musa acuminata AAA Group cultivar baxijiao chromosome BXJ1-4, Cavendish_Baxijiao_AAA, whole genome shotgun sequence.
CACAGAAGTTGAGCAAGTCTGAGTTCAACAAGCTCTGCTTTGTTACTCTTGGCCCTGAGAATCTCCCCTTGCACAACCAGCTGATTGGATCGATCCTTAGGAATGCCTGTCAAGCTAAAACTCCTCCACCAATCACTCATGACAAGGGTGTGCAAAAGCCCGTAAAAGCTTCTCTGAAGAAATCAAGACAAGGAGATGATGGATTCAATTCATCGCAGACCCCAACGTCAATGCCCATCTCATCAAATGGACGTAACTTGCCTCTATCACCTTGCAGGATTACGGTTGGGTCCCAGAATTGGCATTTTAAAGACCACCAAAGCCCTCCCGAACCCCATGGGACAGCAGAGATTGCTTCCGATCAGTCTGTAGTAACTTATGATGAGGTTGTTAGCAGGGAGAATGGTGACTTGAGTTCATCCAATTTGAGAAGACTGCAGCATCAGCAGGGTGAGCCTGTGGAGCAGCTGGCAAAGAGGCCAAGGTTGGCTATGCCTTTGTTTCATGACCAGGGTTCAGTACATGGCAAGGATTTGGTTGGAAAGTCTAATGTGGAAGATAGGGATAGACTAGACCATTGGGAATGCTATAGAGAACCTCTTCGAGCCCCACTTGGCATTCCATTTTCTTCTTCAAACATTGGTGGGGCAAGAAGGTGTCTACTACCAAGAGCCAGTGCTAGCAATGGTGGTTTTGGTAGCAGCTATCATAGTGGTGAGTTATGCAATACAGAGATTTTGAAGAAACAAATGGAGAAAATGGCT
Coding sequences within:
- the LOC103980273 gene encoding uncharacterized protein LOC103980273 isoform X1, encoding MKPLAQPQASLQLRHHSRINLSVLKSQIAKQLGTKRAQCYFSYLNGLLSQKLSKSEFNKLCFVTLGPENLPLHNQLIGSILRNACQAKTPPPITHDKGVQKPVKASLKKSRQGDDGFNSSQTPTSMPISSNGRNLPLSPCRITVGSQNWHFKDHQSPPEPHGTAEIASDQSVVTYDEVVSRENGDLSSSNLRRLQHQQGEPVEQLAKRPRLAMPLFHDQGSVHGKDLVGKSNVEDRDRLDHWECYREPLRAPLGIPFSSSNIGGARRCLLPRASASNGGFGSSYHSGELCNTEILKKQMEKMAEAHGLGGVTMDCVNLLNYSLDTYLKRLIRSCVELVRARTGHELIKQTVFRLQPYRKPITGTWVGNNIPTQIGGPLEGSHELKNCCLISMRDFMVAMELNPQQLGEDWPLLLEKICICSFEELDGSR